The Zingiber officinale cultivar Zhangliang chromosome 9A, Zo_v1.1, whole genome shotgun sequence genome window below encodes:
- the LOC122019005 gene encoding uncharacterized protein LOC122019005: protein MEDALDVQCIMLSSMSPELQRQHENMSAREIDQHLRELFQESSREERYETSQALFRTMLEEGNQVGSHVLKMIGYIERLKSLGSKLDQDLAVDLVLSSLPLSFSQFVLNFNMNSMDKSLTNLMVMLKTTKKDMKVNPSLHAMMVRKTNKRPSTGKFNPKANVVKNPRYQSHKKLKKGMQWHFINRLIAVKHVKKESFCRFKGLDLIFQLTDGYDQVTDR from the exons ATGGAAGATGCACTGGATGTGCAATGCATCATGTTGTCTTCTATGTCTCCCGAGTTGCAGAGacaacatgagaacatgagtgCTAGGGAGATTGATCAGCACTTGCGTGAGCTCTTCCAAGAGAGTTCGAGAGAagagaggtatgaaacctctCAAGCACTATTTCGTACCATGCTAGAGGAAGGCAACCAAGTTGGgtctcatgtactcaagatgatagGGTATATAGAGAGGCTCaagagcttaggttccaagttgGACCAGGACTTGGCTGTTGACCTAGTCTTGTCGTCGCTACCTCTATCATTTTCCCAGTTCGTGTTGAATTTCAACATGAACAGCATGGACAAGAGTTTGACTAATCTGATGGTAATGCTGAAAACTACTAagaaggatatgaaggtaaatccttcactGCATGCAATGATGGTCAGAAAGACCAACAAGCGCCCTAGCACTGGGAAGTTTAATCCCAAGGCTAATGTAGTGAAGAATCCTAGATATCAATCTCATaagaagcttaagaaagggatgcag tggcatttcatcaatcgactgatagCGGTCAAACATGTCAAGAAAGAATCATTCTGCAGATTTAAAGGGTTAGATTTGATATTTCAATTGACTGATGGGTATGATCAGGTGACTGATAGATAA